From the Prunus dulcis chromosome 4, ALMONDv2, whole genome shotgun sequence genome, one window contains:
- the LOC117625938 gene encoding sodium/calcium exchanger NCL-like has protein sequence MPNRVNALPRPFFFFIFLIFLCGLAHGRFFFGNQSSPHDVAVISDGVHVGPHNSTAPHLALKLLNESLSAEADGACEETYGFLPCTRSVLGNLFLILVYGYLMYLAATYLSNGSELLLEILGPGIVGGLFLPILGSLPDAILILVSGLSGGTETAQSQVSVGMGLLAGSTVLILTLIWGSCVVVGKCDIQNSVAIDNKDTKGFSLTGSGVSTDIWTSYAARIMVISVIPFIIVQLPQLLNSNLGKDIAVLVSLIVSVALFLSYCLYQVFQPWIQRRRIAYAKHKHVISGILQHLKTRALGSLLKGDGEPNEEIIKKLFHAMDQDGDGSISASELRAMIVGIRFDEIQLDRDDAVDKVMKEFDTSCDSRIDLQEFLTGISKWIHEAKRSGDDSSNNDPHTMKFLFDFHSRTKQEHDLLGAGGQSDEIIEGVESPKWTTFKAVLMLLVGTLIAAAFADPLIDVVDNFSSATSIPTFFISFVALPLATSCEAVSAIMFASRKKIRTASLTYSQLYGSATMNNVLCLSVFLALVYFRGLEWDFSAEVLVILIVCIVMGVFSSFRTVFPLWTSSIAFLLYPFSVALIYVLDYVYGWS, from the exons ATGCCTAACCGCGTTAACGCACTACCCCgtcccttcttcttcttcatctttctaATATTCCTCTGCGGCCTAGCCCACGGCCGCTTCTTCTTCGGCAATCAATCCTCACCACACGATGTAGCAGTTATTTCCGATGGGGTCCACGTGGGGCCCCACAACTCGACAGCACCCCACCTAGCTCTCAAGCTCCTCAACGAGTCCTTGTCGGCGGAGGCGGACGGCGCGTGCGAGGAGACGTACGGGTTCTTACCGTGCACCCGCAGCGTTCTGGGGAACCTGTTCCTGATTTTGGTGTACGGATACTTAATGTACTTGGCGGCCACGTACCTCTCCAACGGCAGCGAGCTGTTGCTGGAGATTCTCGGCCCCGGCATTGTGGGAGGCTTGTTTCTCCCCATCCTCGGCTCGCTTCCCGATGCCATTCTCATTCTCG TATCTGGACTTTCTGGGGGTACAGAAACAGCTCAAAGCCAAGTCTCAGTTGGAATGGGGTTGCTAGCTGGTTCAACTGTATTGATTCTTACACTAATATGGGGTTCCTGTGTTGTTGTTGGCAAATGCGATATTCAGAACTCCGTTGCAATTGATAACAAAGATACCAAAGGGTTTAGCTTAACTG GTTCTGGTGTCAGTACTGATATCTGGACTAGCTATGCTGCAAGGATTATGGTTATATCTGTCATCCCTTTCATTATTGTTCAACTACCGCAGCTTCTCAATTCGAACTTGGGAAAAGACATAGCAGTTTTGGTTTCCCTCATTGTCTCTGTCGCACTATTTCTTTCTTACTGCCTTTATCAG GTGTTTCAGCCTTGGATCCAGAGGAGACGAATTGCTTATGCAAAGCACAAGCATGTTATATCAGGAATCTTGCAACATCTAAAGACGCGCGCATTAGGAAGTCTCCTTAAAGGAGATGGTGAACCTAACGAAGAAATCATAAAAAA GTTGTTTCATGCAATGGATCAGGACGGAGATGGATCTATTTCAGCTTCTGAATTAAGAGCAATGATTGTCGGTATCCGGTTTGATGAAATACAGTTGGATAGGGATGATGCTGTGGACAAAGTGATGAAAGAATTTGACACTTCTTGCGATTCTCGTATTGATCTTCAAGAGTTCCTCACTGGTATCTCGAAATGGATTCACGAGGCAAAGCGTTCGGGAGATGACTCTTCCAACAATGATCCTCACACGATGAAATTTCTATTCGACTTTCACTCG AGAACAAAGCAAGAGCACGATCTTCTTGGGGCAGGTGGTCAAAGCGATGAGATCATTGAAGGTGTTGAAAGTCCCAAGTGGACGACCTTCAAAGCAGTACTGATGTTGTTGGTAGGAACTCTCATTGCGGCTGCATTTGCTGATCCCTTGATAGATGTTGTTGATAACTTCTCAAGTGCCACGAGCATTCCAACTTTCTTCATCTCATTTGTTGCATTACCTCTGGCTACTTCTTGTGAGGCTGTCTCTGCAATAATGTTCGCTAGCCGCAAAAAGATCAGAACTGCCTCGCTGACATATTCTCAG TTGTATGGATCGGCAACCATGAACAACGTCCTCTGCCTATCTGTATTTTTGGCCCTGGTTTACTTCAGAGGATTAGAATGGGACTTCTCAGCAGAAGTCCTGGTTATTCTCATTGTCTGCATTGTGATGGGTGTGTTTAGCAGTTTCCGCACTGTATTCCCTCTCTGGACATCTTCAATCGCTTTCCTACTTTACCCCTTCTCCGTGGCACTCATTTATGTCCTGGATTATGTTTATGGTTGGTCTTAG
- the LOC117625940 gene encoding sodium/calcium exchanger NCL-like isoform X1 gives MSSSYVPFLLLLLILCGHAHGRFISDTQSASQDLISDGVHHHLSHIPRSYLTLNPFSVDAESTCDQTYGFLPCTTTVLGNLFLILVYGYLMYLAATYLSNGSELLLEILGPGIIGGLFLPILGALPDAMLILVSGLSGTTETAQSQVSVGMGLLAGSTVMLLTVIWGSCILVGKCDIENSIAIDNKDTKGLSLTGSGVSTDIWTSYAARIMAISVIPFLIVQLPQLLNSTSGRHLAVLISLIVSVVLLVSYCLYQVFQPWIQRRKIAYAKHKHVISGLLQHLTNQERLLTVDGEPDEEIIKKLFKTIDQDSDGYLSFSELRALIVGIRFDEIELDKNDAVNKVMKDFDTSHDSRISVDEFWVGVSKWLKEAKRAGNANSDPGHRTMKFLSDFHSRTKEEHALLGAGDQSDEVVEGAENPKWTSLKAGLMLLVGTLIAAAFADPLVDAVDNFSDATSIPTFFISFIALPLATNSSEAVSAIIFASRKKIRTASLTFSELYGAVTMNNILCLSVFLALVYIRGLSWDFSAEVLVILIVCVVMGILGSLRTNYPLWTCSIAFLLYPFSLALVYVLDYVLGWS, from the exons ATGTCTTCTTCTTACGTccccttcctcctcctcctcctgatCCTCTGCGGCCACGCCCACGGCCGCTTCATCTCTGACACCCAATCCGCGTCTCAAGATCTGATCTCCGATGGCGTCCACCACCACTTGTCCCACATCCCCAGATCCTACCTCACTCTCAACCCCTTCTCGGTGGATGCGGAGTCCACGTGTGACCAGACCTACGGGTTCTTGCCCTGCACCACCACCGTGCTTGGGAATCTGTTCCTGATCCTGGTGTATGGATATTTGATGTACTTGGCCGCCACCTACCTCTCCAATGGCAGCGAGCTGTTGCTCGAGATTCTCGGCCCCGGTATCATTGGAGGCTTGTTTCTCCCCATCCTCGGGGCTCTTCCTGACGCCATGCTCATTCTCG TATCTGGACTTTCCGGGACTACAGAAACTGCTCAAAGTCAGGTCTCTGTTGGAATGGGGTTGCTAGCTGGGTCAACTGTAATGCTTCTTACGGTAATATGGGGTTCCTGTATTCTTGTTGGCAAGTGCGATATTGAGAATTCTATTGCCATAGATAACAAAGATACAAAAGGGCTTAGCTTAACTG GATCTGGTGTCAGTACTGATATCTGGACTAGCTATGCTGCAAGGATTATGGCTATATCTGTCATCCCATTTCTTATTGTTCAATTACCGCAGCTGCTCAATTCAACCTCGGGTAGACACTTAGCAGTTTTGATTTCACTCATCGTCTCTGTGGTACTATTGGTTTCATATTGCCTGTATCAG GTGTTTCAGCCTTGGATCCAGAGGAGAAAAATTGCTTATGCGAAGCATAAGCATGTTATATCAGGACTCTTACAACATCTGACGAACCAAGAAAGGCTCCTTACAGTTGATGGTGAACCTGatgaagaaattataaaaaa GCTGTTTAAGACAATCGATCAGGACAGTGATGGatatctttcattttctgaattAAGAGCACTGATTGTAGGAATCCGGTTTGATGAAATAGAGTTGGATAAGAATGATGCTGTGAACAAAGTGATGAAAGATTTTGACACTTCTCATGATTCCAGGATCAGTGTTGATGAGTTCTGGGTTGGTGTCTCAAAATGGCTTAAGGAGGCAAAGCGTGCAGGAAATGCGAATTCTGACCCTGGCCATCGCACGATGAAATTTTTATCTGACTTTCACTCG CGGACAAAGGAAGAGCACGCTCTTTTGGGGGCTGGTGATCAAAGTGATGAGGTTGTCGAGGGTGCTGAAAATCCTAAGTGGACCTCCCTCAAAGCGGGATTAATGTTGTTGGTAGGAACTCTTATTGCAGCTGCATTTGCAGATCCCTTGGTGGATGCTGTTGATAATTTCTCAGATGCCACAAGCATTCCAACTTTCTTCATCTCATTCATTGCACTACCTCTGGCTACTAATTCTAGTGAGGCCGTATCAGCGATTATCTTTGCTAGCCGCAAAAAGATAAGGACTGCCTCCTTGACATTTTCTGAG TTGTATGGTGCAGTTACCATGAATAATATCCTCTGCCTGTCGGTATTTTTGGCCCTGGTTTACATTAGAGGACTATCGTGGGACTTCTCAGCGGAAGTCCTGGTCATTCTCATCGTTTGCGTTGTGATGGGTATTTTAGGCAGTTTACGCACCAACTACCCTCTCTGGACTTGTTCAATTGCTTTCCTACTTTACCCCTTCTCCCTGGCGCTGGTTTATGTTCTGGATTATGTTTTAGGCTGGTCGTAG
- the LOC117625940 gene encoding sodium/calcium exchanger NCL-like isoform X2 — MSSSHIPRSYLTLNPFSVDAESTCDQTYGFLPCTTTVLGNLFLILVYGYLMYLAATYLSNGSELLLEILGPGIIGGLFLPILGALPDAMLILVSGLSGTTETAQSQVSVGMGLLAGSTVMLLTVIWGSCILVGKCDIENSIAIDNKDTKGLSLTGSGVSTDIWTSYAARIMAISVIPFLIVQLPQLLNSTSGRHLAVLISLIVSVVLLVSYCLYQVFQPWIQRRKIAYAKHKHVISGLLQHLTNQERLLTVDGEPDEEIIKKLFKTIDQDSDGYLSFSELRALIVGIRFDEIELDKNDAVNKVMKDFDTSHDSRISVDEFWVGVSKWLKEAKRAGNANSDPGHRTMKFLSDFHSRTKEEHALLGAGDQSDEVVEGAENPKWTSLKAGLMLLVGTLIAAAFADPLVDAVDNFSDATSIPTFFISFIALPLATNSSEAVSAIIFASRKKIRTASLTFSELYGAVTMNNILCLSVFLALVYIRGLSWDFSAEVLVILIVCVVMGILGSLRTNYPLWTCSIAFLLYPFSLALVYVLDYVLGWS, encoded by the exons ATGTCTTCTTCT CACATCCCCAGATCCTACCTCACTCTCAACCCCTTCTCGGTGGATGCGGAGTCCACGTGTGACCAGACCTACGGGTTCTTGCCCTGCACCACCACCGTGCTTGGGAATCTGTTCCTGATCCTGGTGTATGGATATTTGATGTACTTGGCCGCCACCTACCTCTCCAATGGCAGCGAGCTGTTGCTCGAGATTCTCGGCCCCGGTATCATTGGAGGCTTGTTTCTCCCCATCCTCGGGGCTCTTCCTGACGCCATGCTCATTCTCG TATCTGGACTTTCCGGGACTACAGAAACTGCTCAAAGTCAGGTCTCTGTTGGAATGGGGTTGCTAGCTGGGTCAACTGTAATGCTTCTTACGGTAATATGGGGTTCCTGTATTCTTGTTGGCAAGTGCGATATTGAGAATTCTATTGCCATAGATAACAAAGATACAAAAGGGCTTAGCTTAACTG GATCTGGTGTCAGTACTGATATCTGGACTAGCTATGCTGCAAGGATTATGGCTATATCTGTCATCCCATTTCTTATTGTTCAATTACCGCAGCTGCTCAATTCAACCTCGGGTAGACACTTAGCAGTTTTGATTTCACTCATCGTCTCTGTGGTACTATTGGTTTCATATTGCCTGTATCAG GTGTTTCAGCCTTGGATCCAGAGGAGAAAAATTGCTTATGCGAAGCATAAGCATGTTATATCAGGACTCTTACAACATCTGACGAACCAAGAAAGGCTCCTTACAGTTGATGGTGAACCTGatgaagaaattataaaaaa GCTGTTTAAGACAATCGATCAGGACAGTGATGGatatctttcattttctgaattAAGAGCACTGATTGTAGGAATCCGGTTTGATGAAATAGAGTTGGATAAGAATGATGCTGTGAACAAAGTGATGAAAGATTTTGACACTTCTCATGATTCCAGGATCAGTGTTGATGAGTTCTGGGTTGGTGTCTCAAAATGGCTTAAGGAGGCAAAGCGTGCAGGAAATGCGAATTCTGACCCTGGCCATCGCACGATGAAATTTTTATCTGACTTTCACTCG CGGACAAAGGAAGAGCACGCTCTTTTGGGGGCTGGTGATCAAAGTGATGAGGTTGTCGAGGGTGCTGAAAATCCTAAGTGGACCTCCCTCAAAGCGGGATTAATGTTGTTGGTAGGAACTCTTATTGCAGCTGCATTTGCAGATCCCTTGGTGGATGCTGTTGATAATTTCTCAGATGCCACAAGCATTCCAACTTTCTTCATCTCATTCATTGCACTACCTCTGGCTACTAATTCTAGTGAGGCCGTATCAGCGATTATCTTTGCTAGCCGCAAAAAGATAAGGACTGCCTCCTTGACATTTTCTGAG TTGTATGGTGCAGTTACCATGAATAATATCCTCTGCCTGTCGGTATTTTTGGCCCTGGTTTACATTAGAGGACTATCGTGGGACTTCTCAGCGGAAGTCCTGGTCATTCTCATCGTTTGCGTTGTGATGGGTATTTTAGGCAGTTTACGCACCAACTACCCTCTCTGGACTTGTTCAATTGCTTTCCTACTTTACCCCTTCTCCCTGGCGCTGGTTTATGTTCTGGATTATGTTTTAGGCTGGTCGTAG
- the LOC117624777 gene encoding uncharacterized protein At5g64816, with the protein MVEVWWSLLAAIPAVVAGQAIRVKKRRAEEERIKSARGREKSSDEIFVCERVCTSKRMLKKVGAFSKDPIPDTCVTVCGVSELDACADACARTVCVNQHQVPNWNDICLRRCQSECLKLSSSSSL; encoded by the coding sequence ATGGTGGAAGTGTGGTGGTCCCTGTTAGCCGCTATCCCTGCAGTGGTTGCAGGACAAGCAATTCGAGTGAAGAAAAGGCGTGCGGAAGAGGAGAGAATAAAGAGTGCTAGAGGGAGGGAGAAAAGTTCCgatgaaatttttgtatgtgAGAGGGTGTGCACATCAAAGAGAATGCTGAAAAAGGTTGGTGCATTCTCAAAGGACCCAATTCCTGATACTTGTGTCACTGTCTGCGGTGTATCTGAGCTTGATGCCTGCGCGGATGCATGCGCACGGACGGTTTGTGTAAACCAGCATCAAGTACCTAACTGGAATGACATCTGCCTTAGGAGATGCCAGAGTGAATGCTTGAAACTCTCATCCTCAAGTTCTCTTTAA